Proteins from a genomic interval of Leifsonia shinshuensis:
- a CDS encoding DNA-3-methyladenine glycosylase family protein, with product MTAVLPADAPSGRAVETVYRPAGALDLSGTLGQLGRGPYDPTTTWDLGGMWRTWRTPEGPATLRVLRPAADGSVSAAAWGPGAHWVISAVPELLGRGDDWSRLDVRSHPLLRDSLHRNPGLRLTRTGLVLEALLPAIIEQRVTSLEAYRSWARLLRWYGEPAPGPAPEGMRVVPTLQQWRGIPSWDWHRAGVDPRRARAVQAVLVVASSLERAIAAAASLDAAEAALRTISGVGQWTAAETLQRSHAHPDLVSVGDYHLAHQVGEALTGSRVDDDGMLELLEPWRGQRQRVVRLILASGFRFQRRGPRVALQDHRWH from the coding sequence ATGACCGCCGTGCTCCCCGCCGACGCCCCGTCCGGGCGCGCCGTGGAGACGGTGTACCGTCCGGCCGGCGCCCTCGACCTCTCCGGCACGCTCGGGCAGCTCGGCCGGGGGCCGTACGACCCGACGACGACCTGGGACCTCGGCGGGATGTGGCGCACCTGGCGAACCCCGGAGGGTCCGGCGACCCTGCGCGTCCTCCGCCCGGCCGCGGACGGGAGCGTGTCGGCCGCGGCCTGGGGACCGGGCGCCCACTGGGTGATCTCCGCGGTACCGGAGCTGCTCGGGCGCGGCGACGACTGGTCGCGGCTGGACGTCCGGTCGCACCCGCTGCTCCGGGACAGCCTGCACCGCAACCCCGGCCTGCGGCTGACGCGCACCGGGCTGGTGCTCGAAGCGCTCCTCCCCGCGATCATCGAGCAGCGCGTCACCAGCCTGGAGGCCTACCGGTCGTGGGCGCGCCTGCTGCGCTGGTACGGCGAGCCCGCCCCCGGTCCTGCGCCGGAGGGCATGCGCGTGGTGCCGACGCTCCAGCAGTGGCGCGGCATCCCCTCCTGGGACTGGCATCGTGCCGGCGTCGACCCGCGGCGGGCCCGCGCCGTCCAGGCCGTCCTCGTGGTCGCATCGTCCCTGGAGCGCGCCATCGCGGCGGCGGCCTCCCTCGACGCGGCGGAGGCGGCCCTCCGGACCATCTCCGGAGTCGGGCAGTGGACCGCGGCCGAGACGCTGCAGCGCTCGCACGCGCATCCCGACCTGGTCAGCGTCGGCGACTACCACCTCGCGCACCAGGTGGGCGAGGCGCTCACCGGCTCGCGGGTGGACGACGACGGGATGCTCGAACTGCTCGAGCCCTGGCGCGGCCAGCGTCAGCGCGTGGTGCGGCTGATCCTCGCCAGCGGGTTCCGCTTCCAGCGCCGCGGGCCGCGCGTCGCCCTCCAGGACCACCGCTGGCACTGA
- a CDS encoding FAD-binding oxidoreductase, whose protein sequence is MGIDIEADAVARLRDRVHGTVYVRGDEGLAAEVACFNPAIRHDPDVVVAVADEGDVAEAVRFAREHGLPVRVQATGHGSEAPISGGLIVSTRALDTIDVDGGSRLVRLGAGVRWAPVIAAAAEYGLAPITGSSTSVGAVGYTLGGGLGPLARTHGFTADWVRGFRVVTADGDIVTADAESHPELFWALRGGKGGLGVVTEMTLELVPLTTLYAGSVFFEGDAIEPAFRAWVDWAGALGEEATTSVVLLRVPDVDGPPPPLRGRTVLSVRFAYPGDASEGERLFAPIRAAAPVFLDFVGEIPTTAVATIHNDPEEGAPAWIRGFMLDDFDVADGDALFDVAGPSVDSPFLALEIRQLGGAARRDTRDGTAVGGRDSGYALSAIAADPATFGTTAPAAAEAITRALEHRISAITNVNWAADLTDPAVFAATWPAEVRARLTEARATYDPEGVFAFGPA, encoded by the coding sequence ATGGGAATCGATATCGAAGCCGACGCCGTCGCGCGCCTCCGCGACCGCGTCCACGGAACCGTCTACGTGCGCGGCGACGAGGGGCTCGCCGCCGAGGTCGCCTGCTTCAACCCCGCGATCCGGCACGACCCGGACGTCGTGGTCGCCGTGGCCGACGAGGGGGACGTCGCGGAGGCGGTGCGCTTCGCCCGCGAGCACGGCCTCCCGGTGCGCGTCCAGGCCACCGGCCACGGGTCGGAGGCTCCGATCAGCGGCGGCCTCATCGTCTCCACGCGTGCGCTCGACACGATCGACGTGGACGGCGGGTCACGGCTGGTCCGGCTCGGCGCCGGAGTCCGCTGGGCCCCGGTGATCGCCGCGGCCGCCGAGTACGGGCTCGCACCGATCACCGGATCCTCGACCAGCGTCGGCGCGGTCGGCTACACGCTCGGCGGAGGCCTCGGCCCGCTGGCCCGCACGCACGGCTTCACAGCCGACTGGGTGCGCGGCTTCCGCGTCGTCACCGCCGACGGCGACATCGTGACGGCCGACGCCGAGTCGCATCCGGAGCTGTTCTGGGCGCTCCGCGGCGGCAAGGGCGGCCTCGGCGTCGTCACCGAGATGACGCTGGAGCTGGTGCCGCTGACGACCCTCTACGCCGGAAGCGTCTTCTTCGAGGGCGACGCGATCGAGCCGGCCTTCCGCGCCTGGGTCGACTGGGCGGGCGCGCTGGGGGAGGAGGCCACGACCTCCGTCGTGCTGCTGCGCGTTCCCGACGTCGACGGCCCGCCTCCGCCGCTCCGCGGTCGCACCGTGCTCAGCGTGCGGTTCGCCTACCCGGGCGACGCGTCGGAGGGCGAGCGCCTGTTCGCGCCGATCCGCGCGGCGGCGCCGGTCTTCCTCGACTTCGTCGGAGAGATCCCCACCACGGCCGTGGCGACCATCCACAACGATCCGGAGGAGGGCGCGCCGGCCTGGATCCGCGGCTTCATGCTGGACGACTTCGACGTGGCGGACGGCGACGCGCTCTTCGACGTGGCCGGTCCCAGCGTCGATTCGCCGTTCCTCGCGCTGGAGATCCGCCAGCTCGGCGGCGCCGCCCGGCGCGACACCCGGGACGGCACGGCGGTCGGCGGACGCGACAGCGGCTACGCCCTGAGCGCCATCGCCGCCGATCCCGCGACCTTCGGCACCACGGCTCCGGCGGCGGCCGAGGCGATCACCCGCGCGCTGGAGCACCGCATCTCCGCGATCACCAACGTCAACTGGGCGGCCGATCTGACGGACCCGGCGGTGTTCGCGGCGACCTGGCCGGCCGAGGTGCGCGCCCGGCTCACCGAGGCGCGCGCGACCTACGATCCGGAGGGCGTCTTCGCGTTCGGGCCGGCCTGA
- a CDS encoding acyl-CoA thioesterase produces MIFRTMLHAFLSRFGEPLGHWDVARTRFRVMPTDLDILKHMNNGVYLSIADIGRFDLLRRNGVWATFSERGWYPVVASETISFRKSLELWQPFVVESRILGFDEKAVYVEQRFTVDGEIYTQAFIRGRFLKRGGGVVSIEELLEAVGPAPTDVTVPEWLLEWGADAALPSTRAEAPSVWAD; encoded by the coding sequence ATGATCTTCCGGACGATGCTCCACGCTTTCCTCTCCCGCTTCGGCGAACCGCTCGGTCACTGGGACGTCGCGCGCACCCGCTTCCGCGTGATGCCGACCGACCTCGACATCCTGAAGCACATGAACAACGGCGTGTATCTCTCGATCGCCGACATCGGCCGCTTCGACCTGCTGCGCAGGAACGGCGTCTGGGCGACCTTCTCCGAGCGCGGCTGGTACCCCGTGGTCGCGTCGGAGACCATCTCGTTCCGGAAGTCGCTGGAGCTGTGGCAGCCGTTCGTGGTCGAGTCGCGCATCCTCGGCTTCGACGAGAAGGCCGTCTACGTGGAGCAGCGGTTCACCGTCGACGGCGAGATCTACACGCAGGCGTTCATCCGGGGCCGGTTCCTCAAGCGCGGCGGCGGGGTCGTGTCCATCGAGGAGCTGCTGGAGGCGGTCGGGCCGGCTCCGACCGATGTCACGGTGCCGGAGTGGCTGCTCGAGTGGGGCGCGGACGCCGCCCTCCCGTCGACGCGCGCGGAGGCGCCGAGCGTCTGGGCTGACTGA